One window of the Streptomyces sp. NBC_00259 genome contains the following:
- a CDS encoding tetratricopeptide repeat protein, which produces MRDSHRAEAERLLVRAVEEEVRRSGGRSDSAALLARGRAALETLAASADEEYTTYLHALEEAEAGRLSLAQRFSRQDMSTPMLVAAVAAAAAIGADMALGTATGTALGAGAVVAVAGAAATVLKVTAAHWPAAHRRAGALGQPGGPEQLRLQWLTAVEVRGIRPFLDQQRMLTASTARPVKKSPSGPPLRGADRSQAARRRSVLEQSFGHLPEPAGPFAGRREAMTQIAQWVHAARASTETRPTVVVLHGAPGSGRTTLAVRAAHHLKDQFRGACLVDLRGGSADEQPLPTRDALLHLLNRLGAPREQLLFRERSSAEQQVRRLGELYHQYLTGLPVTVVLDDASDPEQVRTLIPERSDSLVLVTAREPLTLPDDVPAWVHQLPVDALDGAGAEELLAAAAQEPLEGPYDSRSMDDVRELCGGLPLALRIAGSSLGARTPQGLALDLGAYGPVAPVERVLWLRYTDQPEQARRLLRRLALAGRASLGAAAASALLATDETEALRLLLELSRAGLLVHVRGERYRLHDAVRAFALARLLDEEEPSERTAAQERLIIGYAELADSVIRLVDGKTSTRADTFAKGPAGGHGFTSLDAALRWLDDESSFITAALRHAEGVDQQAVLNLLGALCDYCLLRGDLYRLGEINELTQAVDHGLLVRSVQWRTGIAARQLGELDKARTTLSSVVDLYREAQHDAGAARALCSLGITLHHQGNLAEASAKLREAIELQSSEELAADRAWTLHALAAVERDRANIAEAMTLLTTAVRLHQDSESLHGEAWSRFQFGQVYLRLGQVPDAESALREALDLYGRTQDERGEAWALTQLARARLVDGDPSPAVDELRQALSRHRDNEDARGEAWTLYYLGQALEEQGDRDQAVRELERARTMFSRMRDVYGLACARHHSGRATRDQRAAQTGNLRNSGFARQLLVDARADFQRIGVAHGEAWTCLELAVIDAGNNRPAQALGLCDEAAALFASYGDRRGGDWAGFLRCTLLPYASPGGVDIGTVVAQEELTGLRGGPHPARDGKLEDCAEAFALVLERGVRLEDGWQAWQLGMTPGRHAREVMGVPVT; this is translated from the coding sequence ATGCGGGACAGCCATCGGGCGGAAGCCGAGCGGCTGTTGGTACGTGCCGTCGAGGAGGAGGTGCGCCGCTCGGGAGGGCGCAGTGACTCCGCGGCGCTGCTGGCGCGCGGGCGGGCGGCGCTGGAGACGCTGGCGGCGAGTGCGGACGAGGAGTACACGACCTACCTCCACGCGCTGGAGGAGGCCGAGGCCGGACGACTGTCGCTGGCCCAGCGGTTCAGCCGGCAGGACATGTCCACTCCGATGCTCGTCGCTGCCGTTGCGGCTGCGGCTGCGATCGGTGCGGACATGGCGCTGGGCACGGCGACCGGCACGGCGCTCGGCGCCGGTGCGGTGGTCGCCGTGGCCGGGGCCGCCGCGACCGTGCTCAAGGTGACCGCGGCGCACTGGCCGGCGGCACACCGCAGGGCCGGGGCGCTCGGTCAGCCGGGCGGGCCCGAGCAGCTGCGACTGCAGTGGCTGACGGCAGTGGAGGTACGGGGCATCCGGCCGTTCCTGGACCAGCAGCGGATGCTGACGGCCTCCACGGCGCGCCCGGTGAAGAAGTCCCCGTCGGGGCCGCCGCTGCGCGGGGCGGACCGCAGTCAGGCGGCGCGCCGGCGCAGTGTGCTGGAGCAGTCGTTCGGCCATCTGCCGGAGCCCGCTGGGCCGTTCGCGGGCCGCCGGGAGGCGATGACGCAGATCGCGCAGTGGGTGCACGCGGCGCGGGCCTCGACGGAGACGAGGCCGACGGTGGTGGTGCTGCACGGCGCGCCGGGGTCGGGGCGTACAACGCTCGCGGTGCGGGCCGCGCACCATCTGAAGGACCAGTTCCGGGGCGCATGCCTGGTGGATCTGCGCGGCGGCTCGGCGGACGAGCAGCCGCTGCCCACCCGGGACGCGCTGCTGCATCTGCTGAACCGCCTCGGCGCACCCCGTGAGCAGCTGCTGTTCCGCGAGCGGTCGTCGGCGGAACAGCAGGTGCGGCGGCTCGGCGAGCTGTACCACCAGTACCTGACCGGGCTGCCGGTCACGGTCGTCCTGGACGACGCGAGCGACCCCGAGCAGGTGCGGACGCTGATCCCGGAGCGCTCGGACAGTCTGGTGCTGGTGACCGCGCGCGAGCCGCTGACCCTGCCGGACGACGTTCCGGCGTGGGTGCACCAGCTGCCGGTGGACGCGCTGGACGGGGCGGGCGCGGAGGAGCTGCTCGCGGCGGCCGCGCAGGAACCTCTGGAGGGCCCGTACGACTCCCGCTCGATGGACGACGTGCGCGAACTGTGCGGCGGGCTGCCGCTGGCGCTGCGCATCGCGGGCTCCTCGCTCGGCGCCCGGACCCCCCAGGGCCTGGCCTTGGACCTCGGCGCGTACGGGCCGGTGGCGCCGGTCGAGCGGGTGTTGTGGCTGCGCTACACGGACCAGCCCGAGCAGGCCCGCCGGCTGTTGCGCCGGCTGGCGCTCGCGGGGCGGGCATCGCTCGGCGCGGCGGCGGCCTCGGCGCTGCTGGCCACCGACGAGACGGAGGCCCTGCGACTGCTGCTGGAGCTGTCCCGGGCCGGGCTGCTGGTCCATGTGCGTGGAGAGCGCTACCGGTTGCACGACGCCGTACGGGCCTTCGCGCTGGCGCGGCTGCTGGACGAGGAGGAGCCGTCGGAGCGTACGGCCGCGCAGGAGCGGCTGATCATCGGCTACGCGGAACTGGCCGACTCGGTGATCCGGCTGGTCGACGGGAAGACGTCGACGCGCGCCGACACGTTCGCGAAGGGCCCGGCCGGAGGTCATGGCTTCACCTCGCTGGACGCGGCGCTGCGCTGGCTGGACGACGAGTCGAGCTTCATCACGGCGGCGCTGCGGCACGCGGAGGGCGTCGACCAGCAGGCCGTGCTGAATCTGCTGGGCGCGCTGTGCGACTACTGCCTGCTGCGCGGTGACCTCTACCGGCTCGGCGAGATCAACGAGCTGACACAGGCCGTCGACCATGGCCTGCTGGTCCGCTCGGTCCAGTGGCGCACCGGTATCGCCGCCCGCCAGCTCGGCGAGCTGGACAAGGCGCGGACCACCCTGTCGTCCGTGGTGGACCTCTACCGCGAGGCACAGCACGACGCGGGTGCCGCCCGTGCGCTGTGCTCGCTCGGCATCACGCTGCACCACCAGGGCAATCTCGCGGAGGCGTCGGCGAAGCTGCGCGAGGCGATCGAGCTGCAGTCGTCCGAGGAACTGGCCGCCGACCGGGCCTGGACCCTGCACGCGCTGGCCGCGGTGGAGCGGGACCGGGCGAACATCGCCGAGGCCATGACCCTGCTGACGACCGCGGTCCGGCTCCACCAGGACAGCGAGTCGCTGCACGGCGAGGCCTGGTCCCGCTTCCAGTTCGGCCAGGTGTACCTGCGCCTGGGCCAGGTGCCGGACGCCGAGTCCGCGCTGCGCGAGGCGCTCGACCTGTACGGCCGCACCCAGGACGAGCGCGGCGAGGCGTGGGCGCTGACCCAGCTGGCCCGGGCCCGGCTGGTGGACGGCGACCCGTCACCCGCGGTCGACGAGCTGCGCCAGGCCCTGTCCCGGCACCGCGACAACGAGGACGCGCGCGGCGAGGCGTGGACCCTGTACTACCTGGGCCAGGCGCTGGAGGAGCAGGGCGACCGCGACCAGGCGGTGCGTGAACTGGAGCGGGCCCGCACGATGTTCTCCCGGATGCGGGACGTGTACGGGCTGGCCTGCGCCCGCCACCACTCGGGCCGCGCCACCCGCGACCAGCGTGCGGCCCAGACCGGCAACCTCCGCAACTCCGGCTTCGCCCGTCAGCTCCTCGTCGACGCCCGCGCCGACTTCCAGCGCATCGGCGTGGCCCACGGCGAGGCCTGGACCTGCCTGGAACTCGCCGTCATCGACGCCGGCAACAACCGCCCGGCCCAGGCACTGGGCCTGTGTGACGAGGCGGCCGCGCTGTTCGCCTCCTACGGCGACCGCCGCGGCGGCGACTGGGCCGGTTTCCTGCGCTGCACGCTGCTGCCGTACGCCTCACCGGGAGGTGTGGACATCGGCACGGTCGTCGCCCAGGAGGAACTGACCGGCCTGCGCGGCGGCCCCCACCCGGCCCGCGACGGAAAGCTGGAGGACTGCGCGGAGGCCTTCGCCCTGGTCCTGGAGCGCGGAGTACGCCTGGAGGACGGCTGGCAGGCCTGGCAGCTGGGGATGACGCCGGGCCGCCACGCACGCGAGGTGATGGGGGTCCCGGTGACCTGA